A genomic window from Schistocerca serialis cubense isolate TAMUIC-IGC-003099 chromosome 4, iqSchSeri2.2, whole genome shotgun sequence includes:
- the LOC126474529 gene encoding prolactin-releasing peptide receptor-like yields MESDIINNQVVQALFCVLYTSIFALGIMGNVLVCYVVGRNRAMQTVTNLFIGNLATSDILLCVLCVPFTPLYTFLGTWVFGSALCRVVAFAQGTSVYTSTLTLTSIAVDRFFVIVYPLKPRMKLSTCVAIICCIWLLSVVLTIPYGIYTVLRSDRRAFYCEEYWPTERARQVYGALTATVQFALPFLVVTFCYVRVSVKLGDRARSKPGSKNSRREEADRERKRRTNRMLIAMVTIFGVSWMPLTVLNLTNDVYMSTGRWEYFNLCFFVVHALAMSSTCYNPFLYAWLNDNFRKEFEQVLPCFGQQTADGDVTNGPGGGGAGGKALLPRRPELVADVPLKSQQGPGVTSVASTANVIYSSRDEEVQLQMEGAFVDVQAENNFLTGVL; encoded by the coding sequence ATGGAGAGCGACATTATAAACAACCAGGTGGTCCAGGCGCTCTTCTGCGTCCTCTACACCAGCATATTCGCGCTGGGCATCATGGGCAACGTGCTGGTGTGCTACGTGGTGGGCCGCAACCGCGCCATGCAGACCGTCACCAACTTGTTCATCGGGAACCTGGCCACGTCGGACATCCTGCTGTGCGTCCTCTGCGTGCCCTTCACGCCACTCTACACCTTCCTCGGCACGTGGGTCTTCGGCAGCGCTCTGTGCCGCGTCGTAGCCTTCGCCCAGGGGACCAGCGTCTACACGTCCACGCTGACGCTGACCTCGATCGCCGTGGACCGCTTCTTCGTGATCGTGTACCCTCTCAAGCCGCGCATGAAGCTGTCCACGTGCGTGGCCATCATCTGCTGCATCTGGCTGCTGTCGGTGGTGCTGACCATCCCGTACGGCATCTACACGGTGCTGCGTTCGGACCGGCGCGCCTTCTACTGCGAAGAGTACTGGCCGACGGAGCGCGCGCGACAGGTCTACGGCGCACTGACCGCCACGGTGCAGTTCGCGCTGCCCTTCCTCGTGGTCACCTTCTGCTACGTGCGCGTCTCCGTCAAGCTCGGCGACCGCGCCAGGAGCAAACCCGGAAGTAAGAATTCGCGGCGCGAGGAGGCGGACCGCGAGCGCAAGCGGCGCACGAACCGCATGCTCATCGCCATGGTCACCATCTTCGGCGTCTCCTGGATGCCACTCACCGTGCTCAACCTCACTAACGACGTGTACATGTCGACCGGCCGCTGGGAGTACTTCAACCTGTGCTTCTTCGTGGTGCACGCCCTCGCCATGAGCTCCACCTGCTACAACCCCTTCCTGTACGCCTGGCTCAACGACAACTTCCGCAAGGAGTTCGAGCAGGTGTTGCCCTGTTTCGGCCAACAGACGGCGGACGGTGACGTCACTAACGGCCCCGGTGGGGGCGGAGCAGGTGGGAAAGCGCTGCTGCCGCGGCGGCCGGAACTCGTCGCCGACGTTCCTCTGAAGAGCCAGCAGGGACCTGGGGTGACGTCAGTGGCGTCCACGGCGAATGTCATATACTCTAGTCGCGACGAGGAGGTGCAGCTCCAGATGGAAGGCGCCTTCGTTGACGTCCAGGCGGAGAACAACTTTCTTACCGGAGTCCTGTAG